In the genome of Phragmites australis chromosome 9, lpPhrAust1.1, whole genome shotgun sequence, the window GTCGGAGATACAGTGACCGAGCAGTCTCGTAACTAAAAGAGAGCTCAGCTCAGGTGACCGAACAGCTAAGCAAAGCCTATGTTTCGTCCAAGTGAAGAAGATGCAGCTGATGCACCGCCCTGCGCACGAGCCCGACCACAtggcgtcgccgtcgccggccgcGGTGGCGGCGCACGCACGGCACCTGGGACGCCCCGGGAGGCTCACCGCCATCGGACGCGTCGCGCTTGGTTCCTCGTAAAGCAGGAGGTGCACGTTGGTCGCCGGTATGATTCATGTGTGCCGGATCGGGTTGATCTGTCCAGATTGAGATGCAGTGACCGAACAATCTCGTAACTTAAAGAGCTCAGCTCAGGTGTGTGGTACACAAACAAAAGCAGTTGATTGCACGAAAACCACTTCTGGATGATATTTTTTTGCGAAAAGAGAGTGCTTTATTGATTACCCAGAAATATGAGTACGTTTATTTTTGAGTAACTCTAAAACACAAATAGATGCTTTGCGCTCGCCACGTAGCACAATATACTGTACACTTAGCTAGCTGAACAAGGTCATGAAGAAGGCCACGCCGCATCTCCCAGCTCCACACTGTCCTACTCATTCTGCATCGCGAGCTTAATCAATCACTAAGCTCGTCATTACCCTACCCAATGAAGCGCTAACCACACACGAGTAGAATTTGATCGCAAATGCAAGCATCAAATTTCAAATTAGGATAGCTGATTAATTtgcacgcgcctcgggagtcagAACGGGTGGTGGTGGCTCCGGCTGATGCCGTTCACGTTGGCGAAGAAGCCCACGAGCTCCTCCCGGTACGGCAAGAACGTGCGCCGCggcgtgccgccgccgccgcccttcgCGATGTATGCGATCCGGCGGGCGGCGGTCACCGTGTCGACCTCTGAGGCCGCGGAGGAGGAAGCCTTCCTGCCGCACGCTGGCTTCGGCTTGTTCTTGGGCCTGGGCGCCTCGTGGGGCGGCGTGGGGAGGAACAGGAACTTCTCCTTGCCGTCGCTGTGGCTGCGGCCGACGACGAGCTCGCTAATTCGGCGCCACCGCGCCATGGACCCCGTGGAGCCGCTCTTCCTGGGCGGCCGTGGGGAGGACGACGCCGACGCCGGCGCGGAGGAGACGGAGCCGGGCGTCCACAGGCAGTAGCTCTCCGGCGGCGCCCCCTCCAGGCCGTCCTCGCCATCTTCCGACGCCGTGGACGTCGACGAGCTGCGCGCGCGCGACTCCTCGAGGAAGAGCCGTCCCAGTTGTCCCCTTATCCGCGGCGCCCCCGGAGCGGACTCTCCCGTGCCGTCGCGGCCATGGACAGCGCCGCGTCTGAACACCGGGTAGAACGGCCTGATGCGCCCATCGGCGAACAGCTCGTCGGCCGGGGCGGCGGTGCCCGCTGGGGAGTCCCTGCTGACGAACGGGAACTCGAACTCGAACTCGAGCTCCCCCTCGTCGGTCTCGTCCCCCGAGTAAAGCGCGGGGGCGTCGTCGGAGAAGGGCACttgcggcggcgagggcgccTCTATGGAGGTGGTGGGGCCTTCCTGTTGGTTGGTTTGGAGGGTTCTCTCCTCCATGGTTACGAGTTCTTTTTGTGGCGCGGGGAGAATCGATCGGCAGCGGCGGGGGATAAGAAGCCGGCCGGCGTTTATAAAGGTGGCGCGGGTGCTTGAATGGTCGTCATGGCGCGGTGGGGCAGGGCTTCCAGAAGGTTTAGTCTTTGTTTTGTCTTTGACTCAAGGCAGGTGGATTATCTTGCggaaatttgattatatgtaACTTAATAATATATCTAAGGTTGATCATTCTTCTATCAAATATCTTCTTTTCATGTTGCGTCACTCTCTATATCTTCAAGTACTTCACTCGATAATATATGAACCCGACTATGGAGTCAATAAGAGATGTTAATATCATGTCACAGACCTCACGTTAAAGATCACTGTTGAATCACAATTCTTCCATACTGTTAAAGATCACGCCTTTCCAAATTTCCTCCTTCTCACTGTTGATTTACCGTATCTTGGGCTATGCATCCCTCGGCAGCCGCCGTGTCCACACCTGCCTCAAGCACCGATCGGAGACTGCGAGTCTACGGTGGCGTGACCACCATTAGCAACCAGTACACGCAGAAACGGATTAATCAACGACTCGCATGATTTTGCGCGCCCCACTGCAAGACTTTGGCTCTATTTGTTATAGTTTGTGTTTTGGCATAATTCGTTTTTTAAAGAAttctataaaaaatagattttactTTTTTAATTATGCAGTTCATTTTTAAAATTCGTTTCCTGGTAGTTTACTGTAGAATTCTCAGAATCTAAAAATAGAAGTTGTGTCAAACAGAATCTTTGTATATATAGAATTTCCTTATACTCGAAAGGTATGTTTAGTTGCACGTATGAATTTTTATAGAGCTGTAGTGTATATCCTAAACAAGTAAAATTGGATTAAGTAGATATAATAACTCAAAAAAAAGAGTGTTTGATTATCTACATTGGTTAATGTAATGACCCTGCACTTATGGATACAGTGAATATATGaatgtgtttggttgtttgaATGAGCAGATATAGTGGTCCTGCATTTAAGACTAACGAGTGAAGCCGCTGTAACACTGTAGCAGATTCAATATATCTATTGAGTTATGCTTTATAGAAAAATCGATTCGGACGTATCCACGAGTCAAACTCGAACTATATAATTACAACTATGaatatagagaagaaccataTATATAGACAACCAAATgatatttattataaaaatataaatacgaACTCAACCAAAATATCTCTGACGCGGACAACCAAATACGTCCCAAATCTCTCCCTTTATGCTGCTGGAAAAAGGAGAATAGGCTGCTAATAGTTTTGCCAATATAACGCAAAATGCTTGCAGAGCCTGCATATTCTACGACGGATGGTGATGTACTACTGGTCTACCAGTAGAGTGTATACTGTTTGAAAAGGCTCGATCTCGTGCGGTCGCCATCTCCCCTGCATTCCCACGCCCACAGCATCGCCTTGGCTGCGGCGGTGCGCTCCCTGGAACGGCCAACGTTGCACGCGTTACGCGCGCGTTCCCACGCAGGACGGCAGCGGAGGTCGAGCTGAGCGCTCTCGGACGCAACGAACAAGACGACGGACACCACACACGATGCTTACACCTTTCTCGTCAGCTGATCTGGGTCTCTCTCGGTTAGAGATGTGCATGGATCGGTGTATGCGTTTATTCATTTTAGTTCAACTTAGCTAGCCAAGTGATAATTTTTTAGCTCATACTCCTATCGTTTAGTTAGTTGATTGTGTTGAATTAGGTGTGATCCATGCCCATCTCTAGTTCTGCCCGATTATGCAGCGCAACACTGTAGTGTTCTCTTCTGCTGCCGATTAACTCCGTTCATTCCACTGTTGCTTGGTTGGTCGAATGTTAGCCGTGCAACTGCGTGTCTGCTCAGCTGTCCGTGTGTCGGCGGTGCGTTGGGCAGGGTGGAAATGGCCGTGGTGCAATTGGGTTCCAGCCCTCAGGTCAGGTCAGGTGGggttttattattattatttgagacGGTATAAAGAACGCACACTAAGTACATATATTATATGCGTACGTGTTCACACAATTGAAAGATTTGAGATCGCTAATATATAAGAACACGTAGTACCATTAAATATGTACTTATATATATACTAATCTTAATCATATGTAATTGTTTCTCATGGTACAGAATCCGTTTACGAGAAGATTTTTTCTCTTTAACATTACAACGGTTTTTATTTACGGTTTTCGTTACAGTAATTTCAAAGTTCACTCTTTTTAGTATCagattctcttttttcttcacaAATTACTTCGAAAGTAAGCTGTTaaagattagagaaaaaaatatataaatgagGAGAAGAATcggaaataaaataaatatagtgAGAGATGGTCGGCGAGCCCCGTGCCATGTCGGGAGTTGTGGCGCACCGGCGAGCGAACCATCGCGATAAGAGCGCGTTCGCGTCAGGTCAGGTGGGTGGATCGGTGGACGCGAGCAGTGAGCGAATTTCTTCAGGCCGAGGCGATGCGGCTCCAGTTGGGCTGTTGGCCTCAGCAAGTTTCCGGCCCAGGAGATACGGCCATACGGGCTCGGTGCAGCTGCCCCGGGGAGGGACTGAGACCTGACGCTCGCATATATCTGGGCCGATCACCAAATCTGGGCTGTACAGACTGGGCTGGTGCAGTTACTACACTGTAGTGTAGGTTGCACTCATGAACCGAACCACTGCCCCATGATTCTTCCCCATTTCCATGTCCAGGAATTTCTTTAGACCGAACTCTGAAAGCGTCGACGACTGAAGCTCTGAAGAAGCGGTTTCTATTACTGAAACTAGATACTCAAGTACGACTGCATCAAGAAGCTTCAGGTCAACCTCTGATAAGAAAGGGGCACCTGATctgcaaaaataataataataataacgtTGGAATACTTCCGTCAGACAAATCTGTTTCCCCTAATTCCACGGCTTGATCTGGTCGGTAATCTAGTCCACAAAACCTTTCCGATAAAGCGGGTCCCAGCAGTTCCCACAGAAAATTCAGAATACGGGGGCCGCCGCTGCGCATGCAGAAATGGGTGGAAGCCGGCCGGCCGGTCGAGTCGAGCCGAACACGTACCCGTGCGAATGGAGCCGAGCGGACGCAGCAATCATCCTGGCCCTGAATctcgaaaaaaaaatgtttggtcCGTATTCACTGTGTTGGCCTGAAGCAAATATATAGCCTTATTATGGCTCAGGAACGATCGAGTTTCATTTTATAGGCTGATTCCACAGATACAGTACAGGTTATGTATCTGTTTCATGTAGATAGACTAATTTgtcaatattataaaattatctttacacaaataattaattataatcttAGACTCTTGTATCTGTTTATACGATATCAAATTCAATCAACTAAATATAAACTTAGCTAGATCCATCCAAATAAATAtaactaataaaatatttttcttcaatCAACAAATATAACTACATTAAATCATCCTACCTACGACCTGCTTATACTATACGAATCTATGAAACCCGTTGttacaaccaaacacaccccaaTTATCGCGTTTCGGTTCAAAAAAGCCGATGTGTGCCAAGGAAGTGGCAACCACAACCTTTGCAGGCCACACCAttataaaataggaaattttgcTACATGACACACTTGAAGTATGGTCTTTGCTGTaagacatgattttttttatttagctGGTGGATATCATTCCTCTGTGTTAATTTGCTGCAAGATACTACAcctattataatagtattattgGGCCTGAGAGGAGATAGAATCCTTATGAAAAGACGAGAATGTCCTTATTTGCTGGCTCAATCAGTCGGATCGTTCACAGTTCGATTCCACCTAATACTTTCTAGCCACATCATTGTCATCCCCTCTCCCATACCTCCCCACCTCGACCAGCGACGACGAGAGTGGAAGATGGTGATGAGTAGACAAAGGTTGTGCCTGATCAGCTTGGCTCTGTTGTGTGGGTAACACCAATGTTAGCTATGAGCTTGTAATTTCCTCATTGCTACCGACATCCACAATGTTGGTTTCATCCATACAAGAGCTAACAATGGTAGAGGCTTGTGTAACTGAACCTTCACTCACAAGAATATATAATAGGAGCTTCATAATTTCTTAGTACCGCTCAAATGCATCAAGTAAGATATTGCCAGATTTTATCTCGACATACATATTATTTCGTTTGCCCAAGAATGTAACAGCTAGGTCTTGATTGCCACCATGTTTGACCTCCTTATCAAGTTCATTCATCAGATCTATAAAGCAAACCATATCTTTGTCTAAAACCTAATTAATGTTGCTTGTCACATGATAATCCTGTTGACCATCACTCATATACTCTACATAAATTACGATTCTAAGAGCAACTTTGCATGCAAAGTTCGAATTCATCCTAATAAATATGCATTATATCATAGAAaagaaaggtaaaaaaaaatagattctACATATTACACTTCCGAATCTAaagaaggaggaagatgaggaggagggaTTTGCAGACCCGATAGGCACCTATTTGAGGCTCAACAGCTTGGAAGGCAAGTCCATACTCTGCAATCGACGAGGACCGAGCGGGACCATCCTCCTTGCACGTTCTCACTGAGACATCCTGATAGTTGCGGGGGAAGAAGACGTCTTTTTTGGTTACAATGGCGAGGAGAGAGCAGCTGTGAGTCTGATTTGGGGGTTAGGGATTCAAGACCAAGATAATAAAGTCAGTTCAGCCTGCTTGCTATCCGACTTGGTCAGACATGGATCTAACTCGAACTTAGTTAAGAAACACCGAGTGTCAATTTCACAACAATTCTCTCTCATCTCAGCCAACAATACTATTATAATAAATACGATGTCATGTAGCAAATTACCATACAAGAACAATATCCATtagctaaataaaaaattatatcctACAACAAAGATCACACTTCAAGCGTCGACTGGCTCCTCCGGCACGGCTACAACGTCCGCCTCACCCTCGAGAGGCAAGGTTGGTCTCTTGAGAAATTGAGGCTTTAACAAATGGTGGATTGTTGGATGCAATTCTCTCTCATTTCATGCTGGAACGTCGGCGGGACTTGGTTGCAGTCCCTActtctggatttttttttgattGATTGGAAATCTGAACTGCTCCTTCCTGCCTGCAATGCAGGTCTCTTACTATTCAGATGTGATATGAATAGGCTAAATTTTAGTACGATTCCCTTTCCCAGCAAAAGAGGTTCAGTGATTCTGTTAAATTTCGTAGTTTACAAGTTTTAATTTCGGGTGGGAAGTACCAAGTACAAAGATTTGGTTGGATAGTAAGGGTTAGTTTAGAACGTGGCGTGTGTTTGACTTTCGTTTGTTTTGTCCTAATcctaggtttttttttaaaaa includes:
- the LOC133929475 gene encoding uncharacterized protein LOC133929475, which produces MEERTLQTNQQEGPTTSIEAPSPPQVPFSDDAPALYSGDETDEGELEFEFEFPFVSRDSPAGTAAPADELFADGRIRPFYPVFRRGAVHGRDGTGESAPGAPRIRGQLGRLFLEESRARSSSTSTASEDGEDGLEGAPPESYCLWTPGSVSSAPASASSSPRPPRKSGSTGSMARWRRISELVVGRSHSDGKEKFLFLPTPPHEAPRPKNKPKPACGRKASSSAASEVDTVTAARRIAYIAKGGGGGTPRRTFLPYREELVGFFANVNGISRSHHHPF